The region CGCTCATGATCGGAACCTCGCTCGCCCTGCAGGGCCCGCTCGATCGGGCGGTGCAGGCATCCATGCAGGCGTCCGTGCAGAAGCAGTCGATGACCATCGAGGTGCTCACGGGCATCGAGGCACTCAAACTTGCCGCGGCCGAAGGCATATTCCAGGGCGCGTGGGAGCGCAGCGTGCGGCAGATCTCCAAGGCCGGGATGCGTTCCAAGCTGATCTCCAGCTTCGGCTCTTCGATGATCGGCTTCTACCAGTCGATCGCAGGCGTGGCGCTGGTGATCGTCGGGGTCTACCAGGTGAGCGAACAAAAGCTCACGCTGGGTGGGCTGATCGCGTGTTCGATCCTCATGTCGCGCGCCCTTGCTCCCATGAGCCAGGTGGCAATGTTCCTCGCGCGCTGGGCGCAGACGAAGATTGCACTGCGCAGCGTGACGCGCCTTCTCGAAAGAGCGGTGGAGCGCCCCGAGGGCAAAACGTTCGTCTTGCGTGACCGGATCGAGGGAAGCGTCGAGTTCCGCGCGGTGACCTTCTCGTACCCGGGCGCGCCGGTGCCCGCCTTGCGCAACGTGAGCTTTTCCATTGCCGCGGGCGAGCGCGTCGCCATCATCGGGCGCTCAGGCTCCGGCAAATCGACCATCGCCAAACTCACCACGGCGCTCTACGACGCGGCCGAAGGGTCGGTGCTCGTGGGCGGGGTGGACACGCGGCAGCTCGATCCGCACCAATTGCGTCGCGCGATCGGCGCGGTGGCGCAAGATCCATTCCTCTTCAACGGTTCCGTGCGCGTGAACATCGCCTACGGCTCCGACGCGGTGGACGACCACCGCGTCATGGATGCCGCGAAGGAGGCCGGCGTCGACGAATTCGTGCGCGCGCATCCCATGGGCTACGACCTGCCGGTGGGTGAACGCGGCGCGCTGGTGTCCGGCGGCCAGCGGCAGGCCATCGTTCTCGCGCGCGCGCTCGTCGGAGACCCCTCCGTGCTGCTGCTGGACGAGCCTTCCAGTTCGCTGGACCTCGCGGGGGAACAGGCGCTTCGGGCACGCCTGCAGACCTTGCGTACGGGCGAAACGCTCATCCTCATCACGCATCGCCTGCAGCTCCTCGACATCGTCGACCGGGTGATCGTGATGCATGACGGAAAAGTCGCCATGGATGGTCCGCGCGCGGCCGTCATGGAGAGGCTTGCACGTCCCGCCAAGGAGGCGCCATGAACTTCGGGGCATGGACGCAACGCTTCGGCTCGTGGAAGGAAGAGGCGCTGTCGGATCCGGAGGGTGACGACGGCACGCGCTCGGTGCGCATCGTCACCTGCACCGTCGCGGTCTTCGTGATCGCGGCATTCATCTGGGCGTCCATGTTCCACATCGACGAGCTTGCGCGGGGACAGGGCAGGCTGGTCCCCGTCGGACGGGTGCAGCCCGTGCAGAACCAGGATGGCGGCGTTCTCGTGGCCATGCTCGTCGCTGAAGGCTCCCGCGTGCGCGCCGGCGATGTGCTGGCCGAGCTCGACGACAAGACGCAGCGGTCCGACTACGAGGAGCCTCATCGCAGGTGGCTGCAGAGCATCGCCTCGCTCGCAAGGATCGAAGCCGAACTCGCCTCACGCCCGATCGCGTTTCCGCATTCGCTGGAAGGGGAGCAGCGCATTCGCGACGATGAAATCGCCGCCCACCGAGCCAATCGCGCGGAACTGGCCGCAATTCTCGCGGGCTACGACGAGATTGCCATACAAAAACGCGAGATGCTCGAGCGCGCGCGGCGCGAGCTGGTCCTGCGCCAGCAGGAAGCCGCGATGCTGGTCAAGGAGCTCGAAATCGTCAGGCCGCTGGTGCCGGCGGTGCTGGCCGAGACGGAAGTGCTGCGCAAGGAGCGGGACCTGCTCAACGTGCGCAGCAGCGTCGTGGCGCAGGAACATGCGATGGGCGAACTGACAAGCGCTATCGCACAGGCGCGTGCCGACCACGCCAAGGCGTTAGGGGACTATCGGGCACGCCTGCAGAAAGAGCTCGTGGAGCGCCGGGCGGACGCCGACATCTACGCGCCCAGGAGCGCGGCGCGCGCCGACAAGGTCGCGCGCGCCAAATTGCTCGCGCCTGTGGACGGCGTCGTGAAGGCGGTGTACTTCCGTCGCCCAGGCCAGGTCGTTCCGCCTGCGGGGGTCGTGCTGGACCTTGTGCCGACCGACGAGGTGCTCATGATCGAAGCGCGCATCCTGCCAAGCGACGTCGGGTTTCTTCGCCCGCACCAGCGTGTCCGCGTGAAGGTGTCGTCTTTCGATTTCGCCATCTACGGCGCGCTGGACGGCACCGTTCGCAACATCAGCGCGGACTCCGTGCAGGAAAAGGACGGCAAGGAGTTCTACGTCGCCCAGGTCGCGCTGGAAGGTGTGCTCAAGGACAAGTCGGGTCAGCCGTTGCCGCTCGTTCCCGGCATGCAGGTCAACCTCGACATCGTGACGGGCAGCCGGACGGTGCTCACCTATCTCTTCAAGCCGATCGTGCGCGGTTTGAACCAGAGCTTCACGGAGAGGTAGCGGCATGCGTGTTCGGTTTCGGCTCATGGTCGTTGCGCTGGCTTGCGTGTCGAGCGGCGGTGCGCTCGCGCAACGGATGGCGGCCGCGGACCTCGTGCGGCATGTGATCGCTGTCGACCCCCAGCTTGCGGCACGGCGGGCTAATGTCCGCGCGGCCGACGGCGATCGGCTTGCGGTGCAATCCGCGCTGTACCCGTCTATCGATGTCTCGTCGCAAATCGGCCGTGCAGGGCAGAAGGACTTGCCGACCCCCAGCCAGTTCAGCGCGAACGACGGCGTCTCCCGGCCAGCCTACTCACGATCGCTCACGATCTCGCAATTGCTCTTCGACAGCGGCAAGTCGGCGATGGAGCTGGAAATCGCGAGGACGCAGATCCTGCGCGAGGCGATCGCACTGGAGAAAGCCGTGAACGAACGCTCGCTCGCCGCGCTGCAGGCGATGCTCGATCTGGCGGCGGCCCGCGAGAAGCTGTCCCGCGCCAAAGCCACGCAGGGACGCCTGGAGCATCTGGTCGAACTTGTCCAGGGCCGTATGCGATCGGGGCAGGCACCCCTCGTTGAATTGCGCCGATCGCAGAGCAGGCTGCTCGAGCAACGAAGGGCGGTCGCCGAGCTCGAGGGCACTGCACGGCAGGCGGTAAAGACGTTCAGTCAGGTGACGCAGCTCGACCCTGCGAAGCTTGAACTCATTGCGCCTCCGGACGCCGCTCCCGATATCGCCGAACTGGAGCATTTGAGGTCCGCGTGCGAAGTGTCGTGTGTGGACGTGAAAGATGCAGAGACTGCAGTGCGGATCGCGGAACTCCAGCTCAAGGCGATGGCGTCCGGCTTTCTACCGAAGGTGGTGCTGCAGGCATCCGCGTCCCGCGCGCTCAACCCCGGAGGCGCGCAAGCACACTATGCGAGCCGCACGGTAGGGCTTGTCGCCAGCTGGAATCTCTTCGCGGGCGGTGGCGATGTCGGCCGCCGCCGGGCGGCCGCCGAGCGGCTCGATTCCGGGCGGTCTCAGAAGGATGCGGTGGTCATCGAGTCGCTCGGCCAGTTCGATCGTGTGCAGCAGCTGTTCCTCACCGCATCGGAGGTGGAACAGCTGGGGAAGTCCGCGGCCGAAATCGCGTCCGACACGCGCTCGCTGGCGGAGAAGGGTTACGAGGCGGGAGTGCGCCCCTTGCTCGACGTGGCCGACACGCTGGTGGAAGAGAACCGCGCACAGGCGGCCCTGATCGATGCCGGGACCCAGAAAAACCTCGCTTGGTTCCATCTGCTCGCACTTCACGGCGAGCTCGCTCGACGCATCGGAGCCGTCGACACCTACTAGCGCGTGTCAGGCGGCGGTGTGCCCGGACGACTCGCCGAGCAGCCCGAGTTCCCGCGCGAGGCGATGGGTTTGCGGGCATGGCGGCTGGCTCAGGATCACGGAGAGCGTGTCGCGGCAAAAACGATAGTGGCTCCATGCGGCAGCCCAGTCACCTTGCGCGTGCGCGGAACGCATCAGGCCGCGATGGGCCGATTCGCAAAGCGGCTCCGCGTCGAGGACGCGCTGCCAAAGGCGGTCGGCTTCGATCCAGCATTTTCGGGACTCGAGCTCCTGGCCGAGTGCCGAAGCGGTCGATATGAACTGAATCGACAGCTTGCGTTGAACCGCCGTGAGCCAGCCGATTTGCTCCGCGCCGCAAATGCCGCCCCTATAAAGCGCGAGCAGCCCGGCACCTAGCCGCGTCAGCACGGCGGTCGCGATATTCTTCAGGCCGAGGGATACGCAATCCGCGAGCCTCGACATTGCTTCCACATCTGTCCACACCTTCTCCGGGTTCAGCGAGATGCGCCCGCCGCGAACAATGACGGTGTCATCGCTGCCGAGCAGCTTGCGCAACCGGTGAATGCTGATGCGTAGTGCCGAATTGGGGGACTCGCACCCGTCCCACAGCCGGTCCTGAAGGAATTCCGACGGCTTCCCGGCGGGCCCTGCAGCGGCCAGAAGGCACAGCAGGTCGAGCACACGCTGCTGGGCCCTGCCGTTCCATGTCACGTGCGACCCTTTCACCTCGATGCGCATCGCGCCGAGCACGCGAACGCGGACGTTGTCGGTTCGGTGGCCGACGTCGAAGCAGCCATCCATGAGCGCATCGAGCAGGTCGCCGGCGCTGCGGCCGATCGGATCGTTCGCGCCGGATCCGGAACTTGCCTGGCTGAAGTCGATGAGGAGCTTCGCTGCTGCCGTGTCGCCTGTGGATTCGATGAAGCATGCCGCGAGGGCGAGACAGGCATCAATCACCCTGTTGGCTGCAATTGCAGCAGGCGGGAGGGTCGCGAGAGGCGCGGGCCTATCCGTTCCCGCAAGATTCGCTCGGAGAGGACTGCTTCGCACGCGGAACTCCTTCTGTTGTCTCCTGGGGCCTGGTTGCAGTTTCCGAGTGCACCGCCCTTCGTTCTTCCATCGTCCCAGTTTCCTGAAACTCATTGTCGGAAAGCGATGGGCACAGCGAATCCGCCTTATGGCTGAGTCGTGTTGGGCCTTTCGACACTTGCCGAGCGACGATGCTGCGATTCGTATGCACGACCCAGCAGCAACGACCCACATCCCCCTCCAGCTTCCGCCTACAAGCCATTGCCTTGCGCCGCACTAGATTGAATCGACGCGGCTGCGTCGCACGCCTGCACGCCCGCAACACGACAGGAGATCACCATGGCCCAGGACGCCATCGCCTTGCTCGAAGCGGATCACCACCGGGTGGAAGAGCTGTTCCGCGAATTCAAGTCGGCCGGGGACCCGCAGGCCAAGCTGCACCTGGCCCAGGTGATCTGCATGGAGCTCACCCTGCATGCCATGGTGGAGGAAGAGATCTTCTATCCGGCCTTCGCCCGCGCCACCGGCGACGAACAGGTGCTGCAACACGCGCTCAAGGAGCACGCGGAGATCAAGGAGCTGATCGCCAAGGTGCTCACCGCCGAGAACCTCGACGGCGCGATCGAAGCCGTCAAGCAGCACACGCTGCACCACGTCGATGACGAGCGCAAGGGCATGTTCGCCAAGGCGCGGGCTTCCGGCATGGAACTCGCCACGCTCGGCGGGCAGATCCAGGCCCGGCGTGCCGAGGTAGCCGACGCGATCCAGGAAGCCTGAGCTTCAGCCCATCGCTCGCACCAGCAGCGGCAGGCTCACATCCATCCGGTAGTCCACCGAGGAGTGGTTGTCCGGGAATTCCTCGTAGGTGTGCGGCACGCCCATCGCGTCGAGCCGCTTGTGCATGCGCCGCGCGCCATAGACGAGGTTGTACTGGTCCACGTCGCCGCAGTCGATGTATAGCGCCTTCATCTGCTTCAGGCCAGGCCCGTGCTTCTCCACCAGCACCAAAGGGTCCCACGCCATCCAGTTCGCCCAGCGCTCGGGGATGATCTCGCAGGTGTCCGGCGTCACCGGCAGGCGAAGGCCGTAGCGCGCGGTGGGGTCGGGGTCGAAGCTCGCGGCCTGCGCCAGCATCATGATGATGTGGACGTCGCTGTCCTTCGTCTTCTTCGCCTGCCAGAACTCGTCCACCCACTGCGCCAGGTCGGGCTGCTTGGCGAGCGCCCGCAATACCGGCACGAATTCATGCCTGTACAGCAGTTCGAAGCCCATGTCGCCCGAGTGCACGCCTGCGGCGCTCCAGAAATCCGGATGGAGCAGCGCATGCGTCATCGCGCCATAGCCGCCGCTCGATTTGCCGAAAAGCCCGCGCCGTCCCGCGCCACCGCACTTGAATTGCTGTTCGACCAGCGGCACGGCTTCCTTCAGCAGGAAGTCATCCCAGCGCCCCATCGCCACGGAGTTCACGTACTGGTTGCCGCCGAGTTTGGTGAAGCAATCGGGGAAGGCCACCACCACGGGCGGCATCTGCCCTTCGGCGATCAGGCGGTCCAGCCGCTCGGGGACGTTCTCGCCGAAGTTCTTCCAGTTGGTGTGCGCCGGGCCGCCGGCGGTGAATCCCACCAGGTCGACCAGCAAGGGCAGGCCGCGCCCGTCATGGCCGTGCGGCACATAGACATCGACGATGCGCCGCGTCGGGTCGCCGAGCAGGTTGCCCTTCAGCGCGTCGCTGTCGAGCGTGAGCCGATGGATGGTGCCGGCCGGGGTGTCGGGATTCTTTCGCATGGGTTCCTTGGTGCAAAGTTGAAGATCGGTTCAGGCAGCGTACCGTGCCAGCGACAAGCCCTCGGTATCGATCGCAGGACGGGCGCCGCCCATCCAGTCCGCAAGCAGCTGCCCGCTCCCCGCGGCCATCGTCCATCCCAGCGTGCCGTGCCCGGTGGACAGCCACAAACCATCGAGGGGTGTGGGCCCGATCACCGGCGTGCCGTCGGGCGTCATCGGGCGCAGCCCTGACCAGAACGTCGCCTTCGCCACATCCCCCGCGCGCGGGAACAGGTCCGTCACCACGTGGTTCAGGGTCTGGCGTCGGCCTTCGCGCAAGGTCAGGCTGTAGCCGGCGAGCTCCGCGGTGCCGCCGACGCGGATGCGGTCACCCAGCCGCGTCACGGCCACCTTGTGCGTCTCGTCCATGATCGTGGACTCCGGCGCATGGGCCGCATCGTCGATCGGCAGCGTGATCGAATAGCCCTTGACCGGGTACACCGGGATGTCGATGCCCACGGGCCGCAGCAGCAGCGGCGAATAGCTTCCCAGCGCGACGACGACGCGATCGGCCTCCATCGCGCCCGCGCCCGTGCGGACACCCGTGACGCGATCGCCTTGCCGCTGCAGCGCCTCGATGTGCACGCCCCACCGAAATTGCACGCCCAGCGCTTGCGCCATCGCAGCGAGCTTCTGCGTGAAGATGAAGCAGTCGCCGGTCTCGTCGCCGGGCAGGCGCAGCGCGCCGACGAACTTCTCCTTCACCAGCGAGAGTGCGGGCTCGTACCGCAGGTAGCCCTCGCGGTCGAGCAGCTGGTAGGGCACGCCGTACTGCTGCAGGATCTCGATGTCCTTGCCCGTGCCGTCCAGCTGCTTCTGCGTGCGGAAAAGCTGCAGCGTGCCTTGGCTGCGTTCGTCATAGGTGATGCCCGTTTCCGCTCGCAATTCGCGCAGGCAGTCCCGGCTGTATTCCGCGAGGCGCACCATGCGCGCCTTGTTCACCTTGTAGCGGGCCTCCGTACAGTTGCGCAGCATCGCCGCGCCCCAGCGCCACATCGCCCAGTCCAGCATCGGCCAGATTACGAGCGGGCTGTGGTGCATCAGCATCCACTTGACCGCCTTGGCCGGCACGCCGGGCCCGGCCCAGGGCGCCGAATAGCCGGGCGACACCTCGCCGGCATTGGCGAAGCTGGTTTCGAGCGCGGGCCCGGACTGCCGGTCGACGATGGTCACCTCGTGGCCGGCGCGTGCGAGGTAGTACGCCGCCGTTGTACCGATCACGCCGCTGCCCAGGACGAGGACTTTCATGGCGCCAAGGCTATCAGCGAATGCCCGGGGGAGGAACCGGAGAAGCAGCTGGCGCCGCCGCCTGCCCTGCGGCTCGACTTGATCTCCGTCAAAGGGCCCCCCCCACGCCCAGCCTATCGTTGCCCCGAGCCCCGACTCCGCGGGGCCATGCGGCGCACGACACGCGCGAAGGAGAACAATATGGGCAGCACCCTCATCGTCTTCTACAGCCTGACCGGCAACTCGCGGCGCCTAGGGCAACTCCTGGCCGCGCAGACCGGCTGGCCTGTCGGCGAAGTCCTGGAGGAACGCCCCCGGACCGCCGGCGCGTCGGGTTACCTGCGCTGCGCCGTCGACTCGTTGTTCCATCGCAGTCCCGAGGTCCGCTACCAGGGACCGGAACCGTCGGACTTCGCGAACGTGGTGCTCGTTGCGCCCATCTGGGCCGGGCGCATCGCCGGGCCGATGCGCAGCTTCGCCCGGGCCTACGGGAGCCGCCTGCAACGCATCGCGCTGCTCACGACCATGGGCGGCCGCGGCGGATCGAACGCCGTCGCCGAGATCGGCCGCGTCGCCGGGCGCGACCCCGTGCTGGCCGAAGTCGTCACCGCGCAGGAAGTCCAGGATGG is a window of Caenimonas aquaedulcis DNA encoding:
- a CDS encoding AfsR/SARP family transcriptional regulator; protein product: MIDACLALAACFIESTGDTAAAKLLIDFSQASSGSGANDPIGRSAGDLLDALMDGCFDVGHRTDNVRVRVLGAMRIEVKGSHVTWNGRAQQRVLDLLCLLAAAGPAGKPSEFLQDRLWDGCESPNSALRISIHRLRKLLGSDDTVIVRGGRISLNPEKVWTDVEAMSRLADCVSLGLKNIATAVLTRLGAGLLALYRGGICGAEQIGWLTAVQRKLSIQFISTASALGQELESRKCWIEADRLWQRVLDAEPLCESAHRGLMRSAHAQGDWAAAWSHYRFCRDTLSVILSQPPCPQTHRLARELGLLGESSGHTAA
- a CDS encoding hemerythrin domain-containing protein, with the protein product MAQDAIALLEADHHRVEELFREFKSAGDPQAKLHLAQVICMELTLHAMVEEEIFYPAFARATGDEQVLQHALKEHAEIKELIAKVLTAENLDGAIEAVKQHTLHHVDDERKGMFAKARASGMELATLGGQIQARRAEVADAIQEA
- a CDS encoding TolC family protein: MVVALACVSSGGALAQRMAAADLVRHVIAVDPQLAARRANVRAADGDRLAVQSALYPSIDVSSQIGRAGQKDLPTPSQFSANDGVSRPAYSRSLTISQLLFDSGKSAMELEIARTQILREAIALEKAVNERSLAALQAMLDLAAAREKLSRAKATQGRLEHLVELVQGRMRSGQAPLVELRRSQSRLLEQRRAVAELEGTARQAVKTFSQVTQLDPAKLELIAPPDAAPDIAELEHLRSACEVSCVDVKDAETAVRIAELQLKAMASGFLPKVVLQASASRALNPGGAQAHYASRTVGLVASWNLFAGGGDVGRRRAAAERLDSGRSQKDAVVIESLGQFDRVQQLFLTASEVEQLGKSAAEIASDTRSLAEKGYEAGVRPLLDVADTLVEENRAQAALIDAGTQKNLAWFHLLALHGELARRIGAVDTY
- a CDS encoding HlyD family type I secretion periplasmic adaptor subunit; amino-acid sequence: MNFGAWTQRFGSWKEEALSDPEGDDGTRSVRIVTCTVAVFVIAAFIWASMFHIDELARGQGRLVPVGRVQPVQNQDGGVLVAMLVAEGSRVRAGDVLAELDDKTQRSDYEEPHRRWLQSIASLARIEAELASRPIAFPHSLEGEQRIRDDEIAAHRANRAELAAILAGYDEIAIQKREMLERARRELVLRQQEAAMLVKELEIVRPLVPAVLAETEVLRKERDLLNVRSSVVAQEHAMGELTSAIAQARADHAKALGDYRARLQKELVERRADADIYAPRSAARADKVARAKLLAPVDGVVKAVYFRRPGQVVPPAGVVLDLVPTDEVLMIEARILPSDVGFLRPHQRVRVKVSSFDFAIYGALDGTVRNISADSVQEKDGKEFYVAQVALEGVLKDKSGQPLPLVPGMQVNLDIVTGSRTVLTYLFKPIVRGLNQSFTER
- a CDS encoding D-amino acid dehydrogenase, with amino-acid sequence MKVLVLGSGVIGTTAAYYLARAGHEVTIVDRQSGPALETSFANAGEVSPGYSAPWAGPGVPAKAVKWMLMHHSPLVIWPMLDWAMWRWGAAMLRNCTEARYKVNKARMVRLAEYSRDCLRELRAETGITYDERSQGTLQLFRTQKQLDGTGKDIEILQQYGVPYQLLDREGYLRYEPALSLVKEKFVGALRLPGDETGDCFIFTQKLAAMAQALGVQFRWGVHIEALQRQGDRVTGVRTGAGAMEADRVVVALGSYSPLLLRPVGIDIPVYPVKGYSITLPIDDAAHAPESTIMDETHKVAVTRLGDRIRVGGTAELAGYSLTLREGRRQTLNHVVTDLFPRAGDVAKATFWSGLRPMTPDGTPVIGPTPLDGLWLSTGHGTLGWTMAAGSGQLLADWMGGARPAIDTEGLSLARYAA
- a CDS encoding flavodoxin family protein; this encodes MGSTLIVFYSLTGNSRRLGQLLAAQTGWPVGEVLEERPRTAGASGYLRCAVDSLFHRSPEVRYQGPEPSDFANVVLVAPIWAGRIAGPMRSFARAYGSRLQRIALLTTMGGRGGSNAVAEIGRVAGRDPVLAEVVTAQEVQDGSCAQAVEAFAKAVERSAPGEPVRPAVWSPAS
- a CDS encoding alpha/beta hydrolase, producing the protein MRKNPDTPAGTIHRLTLDSDALKGNLLGDPTRRIVDVYVPHGHDGRGLPLLVDLVGFTAGGPAHTNWKNFGENVPERLDRLIAEGQMPPVVVAFPDCFTKLGGNQYVNSVAMGRWDDFLLKEAVPLVEQQFKCGGAGRRGLFGKSSGGYGAMTHALLHPDFWSAAGVHSGDMGFELLYRHEFVPVLRALAKQPDLAQWVDEFWQAKKTKDSDVHIIMMLAQAASFDPDPTARYGLRLPVTPDTCEIIPERWANWMAWDPLVLVEKHGPGLKQMKALYIDCGDVDQYNLVYGARRMHKRLDAMGVPHTYEEFPDNHSSVDYRMDVSLPLLVRAMG